A genome region from Anastrepha ludens isolate Willacy chromosome 3, idAnaLude1.1, whole genome shotgun sequence includes the following:
- the LOC128857324 gene encoding inositol polyphosphate multikinase produces MPSQSCTKMLNIDPSNRSLAEQFDIQLPAGFAAMETQVAGHTFDTAPVGLLQDSSGCVLKPLGKPECGERELNFYENLQQAEKSNDSRSLLLPLRSLVPKYHKMVKLVVNNCQHTFLKMEDLTYGMQKPCIMDIKVGKRTWDPMASEHKRRVEEQKYVRCKQVLGLCVPGFQVYTLKESKVLRYSKEYGKNLDADGFRATIALFINAQNGKVYRPLVYEILKQLYRIEDWFKMQTLYNFYASSLLIVYDFEKLEEYLKQNDLDHCNGVQQLANGDGHSNCSAHINIKKIPEGYSPSIAQWVKVKMIDFAHVFPAENQSLDTNYIFGLKNLILVFEELMER; encoded by the coding sequence ATGCCAAGTCAAagttgtacaaaaatgttgaatatAGACCCAAGCAATAGATCACTTGCTGAACAGTTCGATATCCAACTTCCTGCTGGATTTGCTGCAATGGAAACGCAAGTGGCTGGTCACACATTTGATACAGCTCCAGTAGGCCTTTTACAAGATAGCAGTGGATGTGTACTTAAGCCATTAGGTAAGCCAGAATGTGGCGAACGTGAACtaaatttttacgaaaatttgcAACAGGCTGAAAAATCAAACGATTCAAGATCATTATTGCTGCCGCTACGTTCACTTGTGCCCAAATACCATAAAATGGTAAAATTAGTTGTTAACAACTGTCAGCATACTTTCCTAAAAATGGAGGATCTCACATACGGCATGCAAAAACCTTGTATAATGGATATTAAAGTCGGAAAACGTACTTGGGATCCTATGGCATCAGAGCACAAACGTCGCGTAGAAGAACAAAAATATGTACGCTGCAAGCAGGTGTTGGGTCTTTGCGTACCAGGTTTCCAAGTATATACACTTAAAGAGAGCAAAGTACTTCGCTACAGCAAagagtatggaaaaaatttggaTGCTGACGGTTTCCGCGCCACTATTGCGCTCTTCATAAATGCTCAAAATGGAAAAGTTTACAGACCACTTGTATATGAAATACTCAAACAACTATACAGAATAGAAGACTGGTTCAAGATGCAAACACTTTACAATTTCTATGCCAGTTCCTTATTAATAGTTTACGACTTTGAAAAGTTGGAAgaatacttaaaacaaaatgatttaGATCATTGTAATGGGGTGCAACAATTGGCCAATGGCGATGGACATAGCAATTGCAgcgcacatataaatataaaaaaaatccccGAGGGATATTCTCCAAGTATTGCACAGTGGGTTAAAGTAAAAATGATAGATTTTGCGCACGTGTTCCCCGCCGAAAACCAATCATTAGATACCAattatatttttggattaaaaaatttaattttggtattcGAGGAACTCATGGAACGATAA
- the LOC128857322 gene encoding probable nuclear transport factor 2, with translation MALNPQYEDIGKGFVQQYYATFDDPNLRANVANFYSATDSFMSFEGVQLQGAPKIMEKLSSLSFQKISRVITAIDSQPMFDGGVLINVLGRLKCDEDPPHAFSQVFVLRPLGGTFFCAHDIFRLNIHDTA, from the exons ATGGCGTTGAATCCACAGTACGAGGATATCGGTAAAGGATTTGTGCAACAATATTATGCGACTTTCGACGATCCCAACCTCAGAGCGAATGTGGCCAATTTTTATAGT GCAACAGATTCATTTATGTCCTTTGAAGGAGTGCAATTACAAGGAGCTCCTAAAATAATGGAAAAGTTATCT AGCTTATCGTTCCAGAAAATCTCGCGAGTTATAACAGCCATTGACTCGCAACCTATGTTTGATGGCGGTGTATTAATCAACGTATTAGGAAGGCTTAAG tgtGATGAGGATCCACCTCATGCTTTCTCGCAAGTCTTCGTATTGAGGCCACTCGGCGGTACATTTTTCTGTGCACATGACATCTTTCGTTTAAATATACACGACACAGCCTAG